In one Xyrauchen texanus isolate HMW12.3.18 chromosome 18, RBS_HiC_50CHRs, whole genome shotgun sequence genomic region, the following are encoded:
- the LOC127659111 gene encoding TSC22 domain family protein 1-like isoform X4, with translation MNSPCYSVAMDLGVCQLRNFSISFLSSLLGTETSSVKIDNSSSGASVVAIDNKIEQAMDLVKSHLMYAVREEVEVLKEQIKELIERNSQLEQENNLLKNLASPEQLAQFQAQVQNGSPPSSTQGLQPPAPSAQLAAQNSGPSA, from the exons ATGAATTCTCCATGCTATTCCGTGGCGATGGATCTTGGTGTTTGTCAGCTTAGAAATTTCTCCATATCTTTCCTCTCGTCGTTGTTGGGGACCGAGACTTCTTCCGTCAAGATCGACAATAG CTCATCGGGTGCCAGTGTTGTAGCTATAGACAACAAAATTGAACAAGCAATG GATCTGGTGAAGAGTCACTTGATGTATGCAGTTCGGGAGGAAGTGGAGGTGTTGAAAGAACAGATTAAAGAACTGATTGAGAGAAATTCTCAGCTTGAACAGGAAAACAACCTACTGAAGAACCTGGCCAGTCCGGAGCAACTTGCACAGTTCCAGGCACAAGTTCAAAACGGTTCGCCGCCTTCGTCCACACAAGGACTGCAGCCGCCTGCACCGTCGGCCCAACTCGCAGCACAAAACTCTGGACCGTCGGCATAG